CACATCCGCTAACGCCATCAGTCTTGCAGATAATGGAATCCGGGTTGAATCCAATCCCCTGGGGTAACCACTGCCGTCCCATTTTTCATGGTGGCTGCCGGCAATGTCCATGGCCACATAGAGGAAATTGACAGCCTCCTTGTCCTCCTCATTCCCGATGGCTCTCCAGATGGCGTCCGCACCGATCTGGGCATGGGTTTTCATAATTTCCCACTCCTGCTGTGTGTGTTTTGCCGGCTTATACAGAACATGATCCGGAATACCCACTTTCCCAATATCGTGAAGCGGGGCTGCCTTTGTATAGACGTCAATGACCTGGTCGGTTAGAATACCGGTATACTTGTCATTGCCAGCCAGTTCTTCGGCCAGAATCTGCAAATAATTTTGTGTTCGCAGAATATGATTTCCCGTTTCGTTATCCCGGGCCTCAGCCAGGCAGGCCAATGCACGCATGCTGATATCCTGGACTTTCTGGTACTGATTGATTCTCCGTCTTATTTCGGTTTCCAGCCAGCTGTTCTGATTGCGCAGTATGTCCCGGGCCGCCTTGATTTCAAGCTGCCCCTTGACCCGGGCAAGTAAAATCGGGGCACGTATGGGTTTGGATATATAGTCACTGGCACCGAGTTGAAGGCCCTTGGCCTCATCTTCGCAGGTATCCAGGGCTGTTATAAATATGACGGGAATGTCACTTGTGTCAGGATTGCTTTTCAGATGCCGAATTACCTCATATCCGTCCATTCCCGGCATCATGATGTCAAGCAGGATAAGGTCCGGAAGTGGGGTGGTCGCGGCTGCGACAAGCGCTTTCGGACCTGAGTTGGCAACACGGACCTGATAATCGGGCATCAGCAGTTCACCAAGTATTGTCAAATTATCCGGGGTGTCATCCACGATAAGCACTATTTTTGAGTTTATTGTCTTGTCTATCATCTTTGATGCCTCCTCCTTCACCCGAAAACTTGTGAAAGAATGTTACCTGGCTTTATTTATTACGCCTGATCCCGCCTGAGATGCATTACGGATACAATATTGTGGCTAAAAGATAGATAGAGCTTGTACTCACTGAATTACAGTACAGATTCGGAGAAACTTTTCGAAGAGCATTTTTGAACAACAAGCAATTTGAAATTATAATTTACCTATATTGTATTGAATAACGTATCATCTTTGCAATTTTTCTGAAATGTCATTTCCATGATCATTACAAATAAGAGATATCCGGGTATCTGAAATTTTTCTTTTTTTGTCATCATCATCTCCCGTTGCTTCTTCTTTATAAAATGCGTTAAAATTGTGATATGTTATGATATTTAAAAAAACAATAAAAATTCTGGCAGATGATGGCCTGCCAGTACCATACATTTTTTTGGTGCCAATTATTAAAACCGAGTATCCATGAAAACTCTGATCACGGCTTGTACGCATGCTTTAGATACAATAGAGGCTTTCTGGCACAGCGAAACCACGCATAAAACTGTGTCCTATCTCCTTGTTATAATTTTTCTGGCCAGTCTTGTTCTGATTGAATTCAACCGGCATGGCATGCTTCCCGGGATGCTGGCTGCGCATGTATCCCACAGCCATTTTATGGCTATTAATATTGCATTTCTTCTTGTGCTGTTCCTGGAAATTATTACCATGATATTTACCCTGCCGGACTCCATGTCCAAGGCCTTAGGCAAGCAATTTGAAATCCTGGCACTGATCTTTTTAAGAAATGCGTTTAAACAGCTTTCTGATTTACCGGAACCCGTGTCACTGGCCCATCATGCCGACGTAGTGTACCATATTTTCGCATATGGTTTCGGTTCGCTGGCCATTTTCGGCCTTCTGGGTTGCTACCGAATGATGCTGACCCGGCTGGATAAAACAATGCCCCCCGGTTCATATCTGAACCAGTTTATCCTGGCAAAAAAAACAGTGGCATTTTGCATGCTCTGGGTTTTTTTCGCCATGGGGATATATGACCTCTGGCTCAAAATCCAGGGTATGACCGGGTTTAACTTCTTCCAGTCTTTTTATACGGTATTGATTTTTTCCGACATCCTCATGGTTTTTCTGGCACAGATTTTTTTACCTCAATTCCATGCGGTGTTCAGAAATTCAGGTTATGCGCTGGCCACATTGCTAATCCGATTATCTTTGACCGCATCCGTTTATTACAGTGTTGCCATTGGTTTATCTTCGGTTGTTTTTGCCTTATTGCTGACCATCATCTACAATCAGTTTTACAGCCATTCGCTTCATGACCATTGGTCTTAATTTCCAAACTTCATTTTCCAAACAGCAGTAAAATATCTTTATGATGCGCGTGTTTCCAGTCCATCCAGCAATTCAAACAACTCATGGGAAAC
This is a stretch of genomic DNA from uncultured Desulfobacter sp.. It encodes these proteins:
- a CDS encoding two-component system response regulator codes for the protein MIDKTINSKIVLIVDDTPDNLTILGELLMPDYQVRVANSGPKALVAAATTPLPDLILLDIMMPGMDGYEVIRHLKSNPDTSDIPVIFITALDTCEDEAKGLQLGASDYISKPIRAPILLARVKGQLEIKAARDILRNQNSWLETEIRRRINQYQKVQDISMRALACLAEARDNETGNHILRTQNYLQILAEELAGNDKYTGILTDQVIDVYTKAAPLHDIGKVGIPDHVLYKPAKHTQQEWEIMKTHAQIGADAIWRAIGNEEDKEAVNFLYVAMDIAGSHHEKWDGSGYPRGLDSTRIPLSARLMALADVFDALVSHRVYKPAYPMDVTVKIINDGSGTHFDPDIVAAFNRRVEDFQDIASLYIEQQDPEMASSK